In Phaseolus vulgaris cultivar G19833 chromosome 10, P. vulgaris v2.0, whole genome shotgun sequence, a single genomic region encodes these proteins:
- the LOC137818053 gene encoding uncharacterized protein, whose translation MRKDLKGRALSWFTQLPPLSIDCFNTLVKKFGAHFATSRPHHLTSIALVNIRQEKGESLRTFIERFGKVALSIRNLSPKVTMHHMITTLKPGPFADSLCKKLATNLDELRQHASKFMQMEELREFRGRMEMIRR comes from the coding sequence ATGAGAAAAGATTTGAAGGGAAGGGCTCTGAGTTGGTTTACTCAGTTGCCACCGTTATCCATTGATTGTTTCAACACTTTAGTAAAAAAGTTTGGAGCTCATTTTGCTACAAGCCGACCACATCATCTGACATCAATTGCCTTAGTGAATATAAGGCAAGAAAAGGGAGAATCCCTAAGAACATTTATTGAGCGCTTTGGAAAGGTAGCACTAAGTATCCGCAATCTCAGTCCGAAAGTCACAATGCATCATATGATTACAACACTGAAACCGGGACCATTTGCCGACAGTCTTTGCAAAAAACTGGCAACCAATCTTGATGAGTTAAGACAACATGCATCAAAGTTTATGCAGATGGAAGAGTTGAGAGAATTTCGAGGGCGGATGGAAATGATAAGAAGATAA
- the LOC137818303 gene encoding uncharacterized protein, producing MELDIRSLLNSATSATSGSSSDTDDEAPHRTIDDILNDCDTSSSSTSPPSSPSHSLSSLPNSHPQNPTLQPKPLQPALDSISRFKPAEFADRTRVSRPFSSLLQGVRSNAKPGAALAAAAAASRSVPTPHAAAIISRRKSAAAISTELSSIVAAGDDYSDVTSKGELGEPSEKYDPVPRKIETQSGESASVNSERVDSDAEIANDLKAGSAADNLVHSDTDNDNGDGDGDGNGYCNDSSIVSEENRNLDEVDGDHGKDINSAPFDEDNDDRDLDGNDGADGRITATDSAVETEETVNNGGSTVENVKNEMSGGGSDEGSSLGDVSELVEERLEELESRRAAKRAEKKRESSMKPLELAEELEKKRASTGLHLEEGAAAQPMRLEGVRRGSTTLGYFDVDADNAVTRAISSQTFRREQGSGRALAVHANYIAVGMSKGLIVVFPSKYSIHHADNSDGKMLMLAVQGDRLRAPVTSMSFNQQGDLLLAGYGDGHLTLWDVQKGVVAKVISGEHTAPVVHTLFLGQDPQNTRQFKAVTGDCKGLVLLHIISVVPLFSRFSIKTQCLLDGQSTGLVLSASPLLFDDFSGSASPFSQGNTPAPASSISSMMGVVGGDAGWKLFNESSSLVEEGVVVFVTHQTALVVRLTPTLHVYAQLSRPDGVREGSMPYTAWKYMTQTHSSTENMSAEAIERVSLLAIAWERKVLVAKLVKSELKVYGRWSLEGAAIGLAWLDDQMLEVQTSSGQLYLFSKDGTVIHQTSIAVDGIGGDDLVSYHTHFNNVFGNPEKAYHNSLAVRGASIYILGPTHLLISRLLPWKERISVLRKAGDWMGALNMAMTLYDGHAHGVIDLPRTLDAVHEAIMPFLVELLTSYVDEVFSYISVAFCNQIGKVDQSNDSNSRSNSVHCEIKEQYTRVGGVAVEFCCHIKRMDILFDEIFSKFVAVQQRETFLELLEPYILKDMLGSLPPEIMQELVEYYSTKGWLQRVEQCVLHMDISSLDFNQVVRLCREHGLYSALVYVFNKGLDDFRAPLEELFAVLQNSQKESATALGYRMLVYLKYCFTGLPFPPGRGTIPPTRLPSLRRELVEFLLKDSCTSKSQTTSDFVSRRPQSNLYLLLKLDTEATLDVLRCAFMEDEISNACSSSPDSTNKSLEEAKKEDNAIETQDALVQNTIDALIQIIDMNIVQNDTTFSSCEDGLIEEWPSKDIGYLFEFIAYYVALQRSKISKGVLCQILEYLTSSSHLSTNISVHGPTPKNREKQVLALLEVLPKSDWDPSFVLDLCERAKYHQVCGLIHSFKHEYVAALDSYMKDVDEPIHTFSFINKALSQLTDNDLVAFRSAVILRIPALVELSREGAFHVVISHFSEESSHIITELHSHPRSLFLYLKTLIELHLFGTLDLSNLRKDDTMNPLNGRQVKDHPEGVRDYLENISNFPKYMREKPIHVPDDRIELYLELLCKYEGHSVLKFLEMFDSYRVEHCLRLCQEYGIIDATAFLLERVGDVGKALSLTLSDLNDKFVELDAAVEAVVLNHRRVGSSRVEVFDTILRTKEGSDIHNLLRACIGLCQRNTPRLNPEESEAHWFKLLDSFCDPLVDSNDGAYESENYFGVLAGSADSQQNKDTYKSSWKISKSRNGHILRKLLSQFIKEIVEGMIGFVHLPTIMSKLLSDNGSQEFGDFKLTILGMLGTYGFERRILDAAKSLIEDDSFYTMSLLKKGASHGYAPRSLVCCICNCLLTKNSGSSGIRIFNCGHAIHLQCEVSEIEAPSKGSSSGCPLCMPNNKFQQSRNKSIFAMNGLVNKFSSKRQYPHGSTIHPRDSDLTENMYGQQHISRFEILSNLQKNQRFMQIENLPQLKLAPPAVYHEKVSKVANFLTGESSNNSSAIEKQSRNKQNRELRVKGSSIRFPLKSSIFGKEKTNKR from the exons ATGGAGCTTGACATCCGTTCACTCCTCAACTCCGCCACCTCCGCTACCTCCGGTTCCTCCTCCGACACCGACGACGAAGCTCCCCACCGCACCATCGATGATATTCTCAACGACTGTGACACTTCATCTTCCTCAACCTCTCCACCTTCCTCTCCATCTCACTCCCTCTCTTCACTCCCCAATTCCCATCCTCAAAACCCCACTCTTCAACCAAAACCACTCCAACCCGCACTCGATTCAATTTCTCGGTTCAAACCAGCCGAATTCGCTGACCGCACACGCGTTTCGCGCCCGTTCTCTTCTCTATTACAAGGCGTGCGGTCCAATGCGAAGCCGGGCGCCGCGCTCGCGGCGGCTGCAGCGGCGTCTCGATCCGTTCCTACGCCGCACGCGGCGGCGATCATTTCCAGGAGGAAATCTGCGGCAGCAATCAGCACCGAGTTGAGTTCGATCGTTGCCGCCGGCGACGATTATTCCGATGTTACTTCCAAAGGCGAATTGGGCGAGCCTAGCGAGAAATACGATCCTGTGCCGCGGAAAATCGAGACTCAGTCTGGTGAAAGTGCTTCTGTTAACAGCGAACGTGTTGATAGTGATGCAGAAATTGCCAATGATTTGAAGGCTGGTAGTGCCGCTGACAATCTGGTGCATAGTGATACTGATAATGACAATGGTGATGGTGATGGTGATGGAAATGGCTATTGCAATGATTCTTCTATAGTGAGTGAGGAGAATAGGAATTTAGATGAGGTTGACGGTGATCATGGGAAGGATATTAATTCTGCACCGTTTGATGAAGACAATGATGATCGTGACTTGGATGGGAATGATGGTGCTGATGGGAGAATCACAGCTACGGATTCTGCTGTGGAAACAGAAGAAACGGTGAATAATGGTGGCAGTACTGTGGAAAATGTTAAGAATGAGATGAGTGGCGGCGGTAGTGACGAGGGTAGTTCATTGGGTGATGTTTCAGAGCTAGTGGAAGAGAGGCTTGAGGAATTGGAAAGCAGAAGGGCTGCTAAGAGAGCAGAGAAGAAACGAGAGTCTTCAATGAAACCACTTGAATTGGCTGAAGAACTGGAGAAGAAGCGAGCTTCAACTGGTTTGCATCTGGAAGAGGGTGCTGCTGCCCAGCCAATGAGACTCGAGGGCGTTCGAAGAGGGTCCACGACGTTGGGATACTTTGATGTTGATGCTGATAATGCAGTCACCAGGGCAATTTCGTCCCAAACATTCAGGCGTGAGCAAGGCTCTGGTCGAGCCTTGGCAGTTCATGCTAATTATATTGCAGTAGGAATGTCAAAAGGGCTCATTGTTGTCTTTCCCAGTAAATATTCCATTCATCATGCTGACAACTCTGATGGAAAG ATGTTGATGCTTGCTGTACAAGGTGATCGGTTGCGTGCTCCAGTGACATCCATGTCTTTCAATCAACAAGGAGACCTTCTTTTAGCTGGTTATGGTGATGGTCATCTAACCCTGTGGGATGTACAGAAAGGGGTTGTGGCAAAAGTTATTAGTGGCGAGCATACAGCCCCCGTAGTACATACCTTATTTTTGGGACAAGATCCTCAGAATACTCGTCAATTTAAAGCAGTTACTGGTGATTGTAAGGGTCTGGTTCTCTTGCACATTATCTCAGTTGTTCCTTTGTTTAGTAGATTCTCCATCAAAACTCAG TGTCTTCTTGATGGGCAAAGTACAGGCTTGGTGCTTTCGGCTTCACCACTCCTTTTCGATGACTTCAGTGGAAGTGCTTCTCCTTTTTCTCAGGGAAACACCCCAGCCCCAGCCAGCAGTATAAGCAGCATGATGGGTGTTGTTGGCGGAGATGCAGGTTGGAAACTCTTCAATGAATCGTCTTCTTTGGTGGAAGAAGGTGTGGTTGTATTTGTAACCCATCAAACTGCATTGGTG GTACGTCTGACCCCTACATTGCATGTCTATGCTCAACTCTCTAGGCCAGACGGGGTTCGGGAGGGGTCTATGCCATATACTGCATGGAAATACATGACACAAACACATAGTTCTACTG AAAATATGTCTGCAGAAGCTATTGAAAGAGTTTCATTGCTTGCAATTGCTTGGGAACGTAAGGTTCTGGTTGCAAAGTTGGTCAAATCAGAACTAAAAGTATATGGAAGATGGTCTCTCGAAGGTGCGGCTATAGGTCTAGCGTGGTTGGATGATCAG ATGCTGGAAGTTCAAACTTCAAGTGGACAACTGTATTTATTTTCCAAGGATGGAACTGTGATTCACCAAACAAGTATTGCCGTAGATGGCATTGGAGGAGATGATCTAGTCTCTTATCATACTCACTTCAATAATGTATTTGGAAATCCTGAGAAAGCTTATCATAACTCTCTTGCTGTAAGAGGAGCTTCTATTTATATACTTGGTCCAACACATCTTCTTATTTCTCGTCTTCTACCTTGGAAAGAGCGTATTTCTGTTTTGCGGAAAGCAGGTGACTGGATGGGTGCCTTGAACATGGCAATGACTCTTTATGATGGCCATGCTCATGGGGTTATTGACCTTCCTAGAACCTTGGATGCCGTACATGAGGCCATAATGCCCTTCTTGGTGGAGTTGCTTACATCATATGTTGATGAAGTGTTCTCCTATATTTCAGTGGCATTCTGCAATCAAATTGGTAAAGTGGACCAATCCAATGATTCAAATAGTAGAAGCAATTCAGTGCATTGTGAGATAAAGGAGCAATACACCCGTGTTGGTGGGGTTGCTGTTGAATTTTGTTGTCATATCAAACGGATGGACATTCTTTTTGATGAAATTTTCTCCAAGTTCGTGGCTGTTCAACAGCGAG AAACATTTTTGGAGCTTCTGGAGCCATATATTTTGAAGGATATGCTTGGATCTCTACCTCCTGAG ATTATGCAAGAACTGGTAGAGTATTATAGTACCAAAGGGTGGTTACAGCGGGTTGAGCAATGTGTACTTCATATGGATATATCATCCTTGGATTTTAATCAG GTTGTCAGATTATGCCGGGAGCATGGACTTTATAGTGCCCTGGTGTATGTCTTCAATAAAGGATTAGATGATTTTAGGGCACCTCTGGAGGAGCTGTTTGCTGTATTACAAAATAGCCAAAAGGAAAGTGCTACAGCACTTGG GTATAGAATGCTGGTTTATCTCAAGTACTGCTTTACAGGTCTTCCGTTTCCACCAG GCCGTGGAACTATTCCTCCCACACGCTTACCTTCTCTTAGAAGAGAACTTGTGGAGTTTTTGTTAAAGGACTCCTGTACTTCGAAATCTCAGACAACTTCAGACTTTGTGTCCAGAAGACCCCAATCAAATCTTTATCTTCTCTTAAAGTTAGACACTGAAGCTACGTTAGATGTTCTCAGATGTGCTTTTATGGAAGATGAAATTTCAAATGCCTGCTCATCTTCACCGGATTCAACCAATAAATCTTTAGAGGAAgcaaaaaaagaagataatgCCATTGAAACTCAAGATGCTTTGGTCCAGAACACAATTGATGCTCTCATTCAAATAATTGATATGAATATTGTTCAGAATGATACAACCTTTAGTAGTTGTGAAGATGGGTTGATAGAAGAGTGGCCTTCCAAGGACATAGGTTATCTATTTGAGTTCATTGCATATTATGTTGCTCTCCAAAGATCTAAAATTTCAAAGGGTGTGCTATGTCAGATATTGGAATATTTGACATCTAGTAGTCACTTGTCTACCAATATTTCTGTTCATGGTCCAACTCCAAAAAATAGAGAGAAGCAAGTACTAGCACTTTTGGAAGTACTTCCTAAGTCAGACTGGGATCCGTCATTTGTGCTAGATTTATGTGAAAGAGCCAAATATCATCAG GTTTGTGGATTGATCCATAGTTTCAAACATGAATATGTGGCTGCATTGGATAGTTATATGAAAGATGTAGATGAGCCTATTCATACCTTCTCCTTTATTAATAAAGCATTATCACAGTTGACTGACAATGACCTTGTAGCATTTCGATCAGCAGTCATACTGCGAATTCCTGCATTGGTTGAACTTAGCAG GGAGGGTGCCTTCCATGTGGTTATCAGTCATTTTAGCGAAGAAAGTTCCCATATCATAACTGAACTTCACTCTCATCCAAGAAgcctttttctttatttaaagacACTCATTGAGCTTCACTTATTTGGCACCCTAGACTTGTCTAATTTGAGAAAGGATGACACTATGAATCCCCTTAACGGAAGGCAGGTTAAGGATCACCCTGAAGGAGTCAGAGATTACTTAGAGAATATATCCAATTTCCCCAAGTACATGCGGGAAAAACCAATTCATGTGCCTGATGATCGTATTGAGCTTTACCTTGAG TTATTATGCAAATACGAAGGTCATTCAGTTCTGAAGTTTCTGGAAATGTTTGATAGCTATAGAGTTGAACATTGTTTACGTCTCTGTCAAGAATATGGCATTATAGATGCAACTGCATTCTTATTAGAAAGGGTTGGCGATGTTGGTAAAGCTCTTTCACTTACACTTTCTGATCTAAATGATAAATTCGTTgagcttgatgctgctgtggaAGCTGTAGTTTTAAACCATCGCAGAGTTGGTTCTTCCCGTGTGGAAGTATTCGACACTATTTTAAGAACAAAGGAG GGAAGTGACATCCACAATTTATTGCGTGCCTGTATTGGTCTGTGTCAACGGAACACCCCTCGTCTAAATCCTGAGGAGTCAGAAGCACATTGGTTTAAATTACTTGACTC GTTTTGTGACCCATTGGTCGATTCAAATGATGGAGCATATGAGAGTGAAAATTATTTTGGAGTGCTAGCTGGATCGGCAGATTCACAACAGAACAAGGACACCTATAAAAGCAGCTGGAAAATTTCAAAGTCCCGAAATGGCCATATATTGAGAAAATTGCTATCACAGTTCATTAAAGAGATTGTAGAGGGAATGATTGGTTTTGTTCACCTTCCGACAATCATGTCTAAACTTCTGTCTGATAATGGTAGTCAAGAATTTGGTGATTTTAAACTTACAATATTGGGAATGCTGGGAACATATGGCTTTGAAAGAAGAATTCTG GATGCTGCCAAATCGTTAATAGAAGATGATTCGTTTTATACAATGAGTTTACTCAAGAAAGGGGCCTCCCATGGATATGCTCCCAGGAGTCTCGTGTGCTGTATTTGTAATTGCCTTCTTACAAAGAACTCTGGTAGCTCTGGAATTCGGATTTTCAACTGTGGCCATGCAATTCATCTCCAATGTGAAGTTTCGGAAATTGAGGCACCAAGCAAAGGATCTTCGTCGGGATGCCCTCTATGCATGCCTAACAACAAATTCCAGCAGTCCCGAAACAAATCAATCTTTGCAATGAATGGCTTGGTCAATAAATTCTCATCAAAGCGCCAGTATCCCCATGGAAGTACCATCCATCCTCGTGACAGTGATTTGACAGAGAATATGTATGGACAACAACATATATCACGG TTTGAGATCTTGAGCAACCTGCAGAAAAATCAGAGATTTATGCAAATAGAAAACTTGCCTCAGTTGAAGCTTGCCCCGCCTGCTGTGTACCATGAAAAGGTAAGTAAAGTTGCAAACTTTCTTACCGGCGAAAGTAGCAATAATTCTTCTGCTATTGAGAAACAAAGTCGAAACAAGCAAAACCGGGAGCTAAGAGTTAAGGGTTCATCAATTAGATTTCCTTTGAAATCAAGTATATTTG GCAAGGAGAAGACAAATAAGAGGTGA
- the LOC137818937 gene encoding 28 kDa ribonucleoprotein, chloroplastic — protein MPHTIHTFVTPSSFSSSSSSSLLPFKLYKPQVKRFVLHFGLPRRSRTSLEPSSSSSSFSPLRKTREVVEERIYGEESVYPKKGDVFGGEEDNEKLGKSCEVYVCNLPRSCDAAYLLDMFRPYGTILAVEVCRDDESNESKGCGYVTLGSMYSARSAVATLDGSDVGGREMRVRFSIEVNSKRRGFNKVNSSIKRILYYESSHKLYVGNLPKNIRPELLRDLFSRFGNIVSLRVLFDFKQGKNRAYAFLSFQSEAERDAAMSLNGTEFYGRTLIVKEGVERTEPLTEASLSA, from the exons atgcCACACACCATTCACACCTTTGTTACACcctcttctttttcatcttcttcttcttcttctttgctaCCCTTCAAACTGTACAAACCGCAAGTGAAACGATTCGTTTTACATTTCGGGCTTCCAAGGCGTTCCCGTACATCTCTAGAACCTTcttcatcgtcttcttctttctctccgCTGAGGAAAACTAGGGAGGTGGTTGAAGAAAGGATTTATGGAGAAGAATCTGTTTACCCTAAAAAAGGTGATGTTTTTGGGGGCGAAGAAGATAACGAAAAGCTTGGAAAATCGTGTGAAGTGTACGTGTGCAACCTCCCCAGAAGCTGTGATGCAGCTTACTTGCTTGACATGTTCAGGCCATATGGGACCATTCTAGCTGTGGAG GTTTGTCGGGATGATGAGAGTAATGAAAGTAAGGGGTGTGGTTACGTGACACTGGGATCTATGTACTCAGCAAGAAGTGCAGTTGCTACGTTGGATGGATCA GATGTTGGTGGGCGCGAAATGAGGGTTAGATTTTCAATTGAGGTGAATTCTAAAAGGAGGGGTTTTAATAAAGTGAACTCTTCCATCAAGAGAATCTTATACTATGAATCTTCTCATAAGTTGTATGTTGGCAATCTTCCTAAGAACATCAGACCTGAACTGTTGAGAGATCTGTTTAGCAGATTTGGAAATATAGTTAGTCTTAGAGTACTGTTTGATTTTAAACAAGGGAAAAACCGAGCCTATGCCTTTCTCTCCTTTCAATCAGAGGCGGAACGTGATGCAGCAATGTCTCTCAATGGAACA GAATTCTATGGTCGAACACTAATAGTTAAAGAGGGTGTTGAGAGGACCGAACCTTTAACTGAAGCTTCATTGTCTGCATAA
- the LOC137812450 gene encoding pyruvate dehydrogenase E1 component subunit alpha-3, chloroplastic-like — MSFTATKFAPSPLPLSSTTPRSNDKPLSFSFDHSKANPSSSSFLGSTRKLLRFRAPAKPRSSSPVAAVLLQQTSNLLITKEEGLELYEDMILGRFFEDKCAEMYYRGKMFGFVHLYNGQEAVSTGFIKLLKKEDYVVSTYRDHVHALSKGVSSRAVMSELFGKATGCCRGQGGSMHMFSKEHNMLGGFAFIGEGIPVATGAAFSSKYRREVLNQADADQVTLAFFGDGTCNNGQFYECLNMAALWKLPIVFVVENNLWAIGMSHLRATSDPQIWKKGPAFGMPGVHVDGMDVLKVREVAKEAIGRARRGEGPTLVECETYRFRGHSLADPDELRDPAEKEYYAARDPITALKQYLAENNLASEQELKAIEKKIDEILDDAVEFADNSPLPPRSQLLENVFADPKGFGIGPDGKYRCEDPKFTEGTAQV; from the exons ATGTCTTTCACTGCAACCAAGTTTGCTCCCTCTCCTCTCCCTCTCAGTTCCACCACCCCCAGATCCAATGACAAGCCTCTCTCTTTCTCCTTCGATCACTCCAAAGccaacccttcttcttcctcttttcttggATCCACTCGCAAGCTTCTTCGCTTCAGGGCTCCTGCCAAGCCTCGTTCTTCTTCCCCTGTTGCTGCTGTTCTTCTCCAACAAACTTCCAATCTG CTTATTACTAAAGAGGAAGGGTTGGAGCTCTATGAAGACATGATACTAGGGAGGTTCTTCGAGGACAAGTGTGCTGAGATGTATTATAGGGGCAAAATGTTTGGTTTTGTTCACTTGTACAATGGCCAAGAGGCTGTGTCAACTGGATTCATCAAACTTTTGAAGAAGGAGGATTATGTAGTGAGCACCTACAGAGATCATGTTCATGCATTGAGTAAGGGTGTCTCCTCTCGGGCTGTAATGAGTGAACTGTTTGGAAAGGCAACAGGATGCTGCCGTGGTCAGGGCGGTTCAATGCATATGTTCTCAAAAGAGCACAACATGCTTGGCGGTTTTGCATTCATTGGTGAAGGAATTCCAGTGGCCACTGGGGCTGCATTTTCGAGCAAGTACAGAAGGGAGGTGCTGAATCAGGCAGATGCTGATCAGGTGACACTGGCTTTTTTCGGAGATGGGACTTGTAACAATGGTCAATTCTATGAATGCCTGAACATGGCAGCTCTATGGAAATTGCCAATTGTGTTTGTGGTGGAGAATAATTTGTGGGCTATTGGGATGTCGCATCTCAGAGCAACTTCAGATCCTCAGATATGGAAGAAAGGGCCAGCTTTTGGAATGCCAGGGGTTCATGTTGATGGGATGGATGTTTTGAAGGTCAGAGAGGTGGCAAAGGAGGCAATTGGAAGGGCTAGAAGGGGAGAGGGACCAACTCTCGTGGAATGTGAGACCTATAGATTTAGAGGACATTCATTGGCTGACCCTGATGAGCTTCGCGACCCAG CTGAGAAGGAATACTATGCTGCTAGGGACCCCATCACTGCACTGAAACAATACCTTGCTGAAAACAATTTAGCCAGTGAGCAAGAACTGAAGGCCATAGAGAAGAAAATCGATGAGATTCTTGATGATGCAGTTGAGTTTGCAGACAATAGCCCTCTTCCACCCCGTAGTCAGCTTCTGGAGAATGTGTTTGCTGATCCAAAAGGCTTTGGAATTGGACCAGATGGAAAGTATAGATGTGAGGATCCAAAATTCACTGAAGGCACTGCTCAAGTCTAa